The genomic DNA CGGAACAAAGAGCAGCGACTGGGTGACGTATCCGCTCATGGAGCGCTGCCCCAGCGCCTGCACCGGCGCCAGCGCCGGGGGCAGGCTCGCTCCCCGGTCAAGGCGTTCCTGCAGCCTCCGCGACGCCAGCAGGACGCCCGCGCAAATCCCGGGGCCGGTGAGATAACCCAGCATCTGATTGAGATTCATGAGGACGTCCTCCCACGCGCCCGGCAGGGCACCGATAGCGGACAGCCCCCACGGCAGACCCACGGCGAGGATGATGGCGCCGGCGACGAGCACCCAGACCGTGAGGATGCGCAGGTGTGCCATCGGGTCCCGGTGGACGCCGCGCCGCGCGGCGACGTACCCGAGGATGGCCAACGGCAGCATGCTCGTCAGCGCGATCGGCGCGGACAGGAGGTAGCCGGTCGCCCAGGCGGCGTTGTAGGAGACGTACTCCGCGTAACCGCCGAACTCGGGGACGGACAGGGCGACGTTCTCGTCACCGAGCGTGCGGGCACTGCCCAGCAGGTGGAGGGCGAAGAGGGCGCCGGCCATCCCCAGCAGCGCGCGGTCACTGAGCGTGAACGCCAGGGCCAGAACCATGCCGATGACGCCGTAGAGGATCATGATGTCGCCGAAGAAGAGCAGCAGGCAGTGCGCCAGGCCGAATACCAGCAGCGCACCGTAGCGACGGAGCAGGGAACGCCGGATCCGCCCTGCCCCGTAACCGCGGCGGGCCAGGCCGGCAGCGACAAGCCCGACTCCGAAGCCGAGCAGCGTGGTGAACATCGGCAGTCCCCGGACATGGGCGAACATGGCGGCAAGGACCACGACCACCCGGTCCGCGGCCCCGTGGACGACCCCGCCGAAGTAGGCGGCGGGCACGGAATCATCGGTGATGACCCAGGCCGTGGACACGTTCGCCCAGGCAATGCCCAGCAGGGCGATGCCACGGGCGAGGTCCGGGGCGAGAATGCGCCGGGGCTGGACGGTGTGGCGGGCCGGGCCGGGTGACTCACTCATGCTCAGACACCCTAGCGGGTGGCCTACCAGTCCCGGAGATACGCGATGCGGTCGCGCAACTGCTCCGCGGTGCACAGGGCCGTCGGCGGTCCGCCACAGGCCTTGCGGGCCTCGGTGTGCACGGCGCCGTGCGGCCGGCCGGTGCGACCGGAAACGATCGAAACGATCGTGTTGAGCTCCTTACGCAGGCGCGGGATCTCCTCACTGGCGACCTCCGCCGCCGCCTCCGCGCCCCCGCTTCCCCTGGGGGTGATGGTCGTCGGCACGCCGAGCACCTCACGCTTGTGCGCCTCCTGCGCTTCGCGTTCCTTGCGGGCCCTGTCCTGGGCCTCCCGTGCGTCGAGCTGCTCCTCCTGTCGCTTGCGCAGCAGGGCCTTGACCTGGTCGGCGTCGAGAAGCCCGGGCAGGCCCAGGTACTCCTCCTCCTCTGCGGAG from Corynebacterium guangdongense includes the following:
- a CDS encoding DUF418 domain-containing protein, with the translated sequence MSESPGPARHTVQPRRILAPDLARGIALLGIAWANVSTAWVITDDSVPAAYFGGVVHGAADRVVVVLAAMFAHVRGLPMFTTLLGFGVGLVAAGLARRGYGAGRIRRSLLRRYGALLVFGLAHCLLLFFGDIMILYGVIGMVLALAFTLSDRALLGMAGALFALHLLGSARTLGDENVALSVPEFGGYAEYVSYNAAWATGYLLSAPIALTSMLPLAILGYVAARRGVHRDPMAHLRILTVWVLVAGAIILAVGLPWGLSAIGALPGAWEDVLMNLNQMLGYLTGPGICAGVLLASRRLQERLDRGASLPPALAPVQALGQRSMSGYVTQSLLFVPLTMPFLLGLGEGAGAAGLLLLALAVWAVTLLAAQLTARVGRPGPAESAHRRLAYGRRGPGK